CGCCGCACACTGTTTGGATCGCTCACCAACCTGTGGCTATTCGACCAGCGTTGCATCTGCCCTGACAAGAGCACAGCCAGCGCACTGGCACTATTGCCGCGCTCTGCTGCTGAACCGACTGTTCGCTTGTGGCAACTCGTCAAAGATACATGTCCGCTGCCGCTGCTCGACCACTGGCAAACGCCGGTGCTGGAGTGGCTGCGCAGCCGCGACATGCTCCATGAGCTACCGGTCGCCCTCGGGCCACTGCGGGGCTTTCGCCTTGGACTGGACGTGCCAGCGCTCACCGACGCGCTGGGCGAGCTTATCCGCGACGGTGTTCTCACAGCCTATCCATACCCGTCACAGATCTGGACACCGCACGCGGTGGTCTGATCGTTCCACAGCAGGCACTGCCTTACCAGGCACCTGCACGTTCTTTCATCACCGCCAGACAGGAGAACCCTATGGCACTCATGTTTCCCCGGCTCGCCAGAAATTTTGCCAAAAATGGCTATTACCCTACCGATGAGTCCACGCTCGAACGGACACTCGACGCACTGGCTCCCGGCAATGAGCCCATGTGCATTATTGACCCTTGTGCCGGCGAAGGCGTTGCGATTGCCGAAGCCGCCCATGCCCTCGGGCTTGATCACACCCGTTCGTACGCTGTCGAGTACGATCAGGAGCGCGCCAGCCATGCACGGTTGTTGGTCGATCACTGCATCCATGCCGACCTGATGGATACCCTCATCTCGCGTCAGGCATTCGGCTTGCTTTGGCTCAATCCACCGTACGGCGACTTATCCAGAGATGCCAACGGCAATATCGGCTACGACGGTAAAGGCCGGCCCCGACTGGAAAAGCTGTTCTACCAGCGGACGCTGCCCTTGCTGCAGTACCACGGCATTCTCGTTTTTATCATTCCGTTCTATGTGCTCGATCAGGAAATGGTGGGCTGGCTCACACGCCACTTCGCCGACCTGCAAATCTTCCGTGCGGTAGATACACAGTTCAAGCAAGTGGTGCTGTTCGGTCGTCGCATTCGCCAACGTGATCTGGCGAGTGAAGACGTGAAATCCACCCGCGCCCGGTTGTTGCAAATTGGGCAGGGAGAGCAAGACGCAGAGGAATTGCCGCCCGAGTGGACGTCGCTTCCCTATATCGTGCCAGGCACCCAGGCCGAACCCGAGCATTTTTATCGCATCAGCATGGAGCCGATGCAGTTCGCCGAAGAAGTACAGCGTCTGCGAGGTTTGTGGCCGGCGTTCGAGACTCACCTCGGTGCTGCGCAGCAATCGCTGCGTGCGCCTGCTCGGGCTTTATCTGAATGGCACCTGGCATTAGCCCTGGCGGCGGGTGCGATCTCCGGTGTCGTGCAGTCCCAAAGCGGCCGCACGCTTGCCGTCAAGGGCGACACCTACAAGCAGAAAGCGACGAGCACCGAGTATTGCGAACGCGATGACGGTTCAATCGCCGAAACGCGCATTCTCACCGATAAGTTCGTGCCCGTCATCAGAGCATGGGACCTGTCTCCCGACTCAGCCACGCTGGGACGGATTCTCACCATCCATTAATCCCCGCAAGGGGAAGCAGTATCACCTACACACTGCTGGCCACTGAACCCGAGTTCAACACCAGCTCATTTCTCTTACCCATCGGGGCATACATCGCCCCTGGGCGGTGCATGCCCCATTTTTTGGAGCATCACCATGAGCATACAAATCGAAGCGGCTCCTGCCGTCACGCCATCGCCCGAGACAGGCGATCTGTTCGACCCTGCGAACGACGAACTCTCTATCAGTCTGCAGGATTTTGTCAGCGAGTTCGGGGATGAGTTGCTCGACTCTCTCAACCGGGCCAATCCACCAGTCTACAACGGTGTGCCACGTGCAAACCGACAACGCATTCTCGCCAGTCTCAAGCGACAGTTGTTCCCCGCCCAGGCCGAGGTCGTGCATGCAGCGGCCGAGTTGCTCGTCAACCAGGGCGAGCGCGCGGCCATCGTCAATGGTGAGATGGGGACGGGAAAAACCACCGTCGGCATCGCGCTGGCGGCGGTACTCAATGCGGAAGGCTATCGCCGCACACTCGTCCTCAGCCCACCACACCTGGTCTATAAATGGCGGCGGGAGATTCTCGAAACCGTCACAGGAGCCAGAGTCTGGGTGCTCAACGGCCCGGACACGCTGCTCAAACTGATCAAGCTGCGCGAGCAACTGAACGTACCAGCCGATGGACAGGAATTTTTCATCATTGGCCGTGTGCGCATGCGAATGGGCTTCCACTGGAAGCCCGCGTTCGTTCGCAAACGCACCCGTCACGGCACCGTTGGGCTTTGTCCACACTGCGGCACCATGGTTAACACCCTTGATGGCGAGCCAGTCAGCGCACTGGAACTCGACGCTGAAGAAGTGCGTCGCAAATGTGGCGTTTGCAAAAGTGCTCTCTGGACACTGATGCGACCTCGCAGTTTGTCAGGCAGCGATCAATCCGCAGCAGTACTGCGGGCGCTGAAACGCATTCCGACCATTGGTGAAGCCACGGCGGCCAAGCTGATGAAGACCTTCGGCGATTCATTCCTGGCCTCGATGCTTGGGGACAACTTCCACCAGTTCATCAACCTGATGGACAACCGGGGGGAGTTGGTCTTTTCAGACCGGCAGGCTCAGCGCATGGAACGCGCCATGTCGAGTATGGAGTTCGGCTTCGGTGAGGGCGGCTATCAACCCAGCGAATTTGTGAAGCGGTATCTGCCGCAAAGCACGTTCGATTTGCTCATCGCTGACGAAGCCCACGAGTA
The genomic region above belongs to Pectobacterium colocasium and contains:
- a CDS encoding DUF6094 domain-containing protein is translated as MALMFPRLARNFAKNGYYPTDESTLERTLDALAPGNEPMCIIDPCAGEGVAIAEAAHALGLDHTRSYAVEYDQERASHARLLVDHCIHADLMDTLISRQAFGLLWLNPPYGDLSRDANGNIGYDGKGRPRLEKLFYQRTLPLLQYHGILVFIIPFYVLDQEMVGWLTRHFADLQIFRAVDTQFKQVVLFGRRIRQRDLASEDVKSTRARLLQIGQGEQDAEELPPEWTSLPYIVPGTQAEPEHFYRISMEPMQFAEEVQRLRGLWPAFETHLGAAQQSLRAPARALSEWHLALALAAGAISGVVQSQSGRTLAVKGDTYKQKATSTEYCERDDGSIAETRILTDKFVPVIRAWDLSPDSATLGRILTIH